One window of Pseudomonadota bacterium genomic DNA carries:
- a CDS encoding succinylglutamate desuccinylase/aspartoacylase family protein, giving the protein MEPRAVTRRGEHPPDLRGGPIAVWQCPKPHQLGAGVEQFLGRLGRPTWLHVYGRDRTRTRALVTLQHGNEPSGARALHAWLRTEPEPAVDMLCLVASVRTALRPPVFSHRTLPGRRDLNRCFRVPFVGPEGQLAAQVLAQLRQVRPEALIDLHNTSGSGPAYAVATRDSAACRALTLLFSHELVLTDLNLGALMEATSADFPTLTIECGGAQDSAADRVAREGLERYATADPLFELGGDGSLPRLLRHPVRVELRPGAVLRFGFEAQQDADLTLRSDIDTLNFRTVPSGEVLGWLGPRGLDALRAFDTHGHELAGSLFREADGQLQSLQPLRPLMITTNVAIACSDCLFYVVRQAAS; this is encoded by the coding sequence ATGGAGCCACGCGCCGTGACACGCCGCGGCGAGCACCCCCCTGACCTGAGGGGCGGTCCCATAGCCGTCTGGCAGTGTCCGAAACCGCATCAGCTTGGTGCCGGCGTGGAGCAGTTCCTGGGCCGGCTGGGGCGACCCACGTGGCTGCACGTTTACGGGCGCGATCGCACACGGACACGCGCGCTGGTGACACTCCAGCACGGCAACGAGCCGTCGGGGGCGCGCGCCCTGCACGCCTGGCTTCGGACCGAACCCGAGCCCGCCGTGGACATGCTGTGCTTGGTCGCCTCGGTGCGGACCGCGCTCAGGCCCCCGGTGTTCTCCCACCGCACCTTGCCCGGCAGGCGCGACCTCAATCGCTGCTTTCGTGTGCCCTTCGTTGGCCCCGAGGGACAGCTGGCCGCGCAAGTGCTGGCGCAGCTCCGGCAGGTGCGACCCGAGGCGCTGATCGACCTGCACAACACTTCGGGCAGCGGTCCGGCCTACGCCGTGGCCACGCGAGACAGTGCTGCATGCCGAGCACTCACCCTGCTTTTCTCTCACGAGCTGGTGCTTACCGACCTCAATCTGGGCGCGCTCATGGAAGCTACGTCAGCCGATTTTCCGACGCTGACGATCGAGTGCGGGGGCGCTCAGGACAGCGCGGCGGATCGCGTGGCGCGGGAAGGGCTCGAGCGCTACGCAACGGCCGATCCACTGTTCGAGCTCGGGGGCGATGGTTCGCTTCCTCGTCTGCTCCGGCACCCCGTACGCGTGGAGCTCCGGCCCGGGGCGGTGCTGCGCTTCGGCTTCGAAGCGCAGCAAGACGCCGACCTCACCTTGCGTTCCGACATCGACACGCTCAACTTCCGCACCGTACCAAGCGGTGAGGTCCTTGGTTGGCTGGGGCCGCGCGGGCTCGACGCCCTGCGTGCTTTCGACACCCACGGTCACGAGCTGGCAGGGTCGCTCTTCCGCGAGGCCGATGGCCAGCTGCAGTCCTTGCAGCCGTTGCGACCGTTGATGATAACGACCAACGTGGCTATCGCTTGCAGCGATTGCCTGTTCTACGTCGTACGGCAGGCCGCCTCGTAG